ACTTCTTCatttatattgttttgtgatCTCGGGTCATTGTCATTACCGTTGAAGCTCATTAGAATcaagatttcaagcccactctctataaatttattgtatgaGGTTCTTTGGGCCTACGTCCTCCTCCTTGTTGGGTCAGGGCTCAAATTGACACCTTAcgattggcgccgtctatgtgaagttttggatttttagtGAGTCTAAAGTCTATTTATGGCAAATTCAGGTCCACACCAAGTGGAGTCTAGGGGGTCTCAGCATCAAGATGATGTTCACACTATTGAACAAGGTGGAGATCGGgagggaagtgtacatactacacatatGAGCAGGAGCCAGTCCTGAGGTGGAAGCAGAATCTCCCATGAAGAGAGGGCCAGGGCCATGCAAGTGAAAATTAActgtttgaagagaaagttacgtcATGAACGATGGAGGCGGATTCAATCCATCTTTGACTCTTCTTTTGGTGAGAATGAGAATGAAAGGGATAGCTATAGGCGAAGGTTGAGAACTGCCCCTAGTGAGTCTTACTCTTATGAAGATAATGGCCACCATAATTACAGGAATAGGAATTCATCCACCAGGGGTTTAGGAACTAATGCTATGGGTAGGGCACTAAATCAAATCTCTAAATCTCCCTTCACACGTAAGATTGAAGGGGGAAAGCTTCCTCAGTGTTTCACTCAACCAACattcaccatgtataatggtCGAACTGACCCTGTGGAACACATAAGCCATTTCAACCAAAGAATGGTTGTACACTCCAAGAATGAACCATTGATATGCaaggttttcccctccagcttggggcTAGTtgcgatgagatggtttgatggcctGGGATCAAGGTCCATTAATTCCTTTAAGGAACTCATTCAGGCATTTAAATCTCACTTCATTACATAAAGTAAAGTCCCACGGCCTCTAGAttctttattatccatggccatgcaAGAGGGTGAAACCTTAAAAACATACACAAATAGATAttaggagatgttcaatgagatagatggggactttgatgatgtggccaTCAGAACTTTCAAAAATCAGCTCACCCGCCAAGCATGGTTTGAGGAAGTCATTAATTGGGAAACCGGTTAGTAGTGTGCGCCAGCTTATGGACCGGATTGATAAATATAAGTGGGTTGAAGAGGACCAACAGTTAGGTAAAGGAGAGAAGGTGGTCTCTCAAGATAAGAGGGACTTCAAGTCAGACAAATACAATGATAATCGTCCTCAACGAGACTTCACCAAGCAGATTGGGGCTGGTATTGTTCCACGGGCCGTAAACACAGTATTTCGAGAGCCAGTTCATCAGATTCTAgagaaaatcaagaatgaaccatacttcaaatggtCTAACAAGATGAACGGAGACCCCACAAGACATAATCAGAACCTTTATTGTCAGTACCACCAGGAGCGCGAACATACCACAGAGAATTGCAGAAATTTGTGGTatcatttggagcaattggttaaggagggaaggtTGCAACAGTTCCTATATAGGCCTAATGGGCAAGTCAGTCACATAGGTTCAGGTACTCAAGGGAACATCTCTTCGAGGCCTCCGTTGGGCACCATTAATGTCATCTTTGCAACTCCTGGAAGGGCAGATTTATGTCCCTCCCGGGTAATGACTGTAGCTCGACCACTATTCGAGAACTCTAATTGTGGGCCGAAGAGAGCAAAGGTTGCACTGCAGTTGGCATTGAGTTTCTCGGAGAAGGATAAGTTTGGAACTATACAGCCACATAATGATGCTCTAGTGGTCACACTCAGGATAGGGGTATGACATAAGGCGTGTTATGGTGGATCAAGGCAGTGGGGTGGAAATTATGTATCCCGACTTGTATAGAGGCTTAGGGTTAAAACCATATGATTTGACTAGTTATGATTCACCTCTAGTAGGTTTCGATGGAAAGATGGTTATACCAATAGGACAACTCAAGTTGCCGGTACAAACAGGGTCAAAAGTTGTAGAGGTCAACTTCATAGTGATGgatgcatattctccatacacggccatcgtgGAGAGACCAtggcttcatgccatgggggcTGTCCCTTCCACTTTgcatttgaaggtgaaatatcTATCTAAGGACCGAGTTGAAGAGCTGATCGGAAGCCAATCTACAGTGAGGTAGTGTATGGTGGCTGCAGTTACACATCAGTCTGGATTTAGGTCATCGGCATCAGATGATCATGATTTGTAGCAATTAAAGGAGCCAAGTTTATCAAGGGATTTATCGGTggaagcagagtatgaagccTTGGAGCGAGTTGCTATAGGtgatgataaagaaaaatatttttagataggCACCCAGCTACCTCCTAGGATAAGGAGGAATTGGTGAAGTTCCTTAAGGGAAACCTTGATGTCTTTGCTTAgaatgcttatgaggccccAGGGGTCGATCTGAgcttcatttttcatcatttgaatgtcaaccccgcTATGATACCAAGTAAGCAGCTGCCTCGGCGATCGTCTAAAGAGCATTTTGATGTTGTCAAAGAAGAAGTAGTTAAGCTCAAGAAAGTAGGAGCTATTAAGGAGGTATTCTATCCTGATTGGTTGGCCAATACGGTGGTAGTTAAGAAGAAAAATCGCAAATGGCGGGTATGTGTGGATTTTACTGATTTGAATAAGGCGTGTCCCAAGGATCCTTTCCCCATGCCTCGTATTGATCAGTTGGTGGTTGCCATGGCTgggcatcctcgaatgagtttccTAGAcgcttttcaaggttatcaccaaatacctttggttttggatgatcaagagaaaacaaccTTTGTTACTCCTActgggaaattatcattataaggtaatgtcttttggtttgaaaaatgcaagggctacttatcaaaggatgatgactaggatatTCGAATCTCAGTTGGGGAAGAGTATTGAAGTTTATATGGATAacatggtagtaaagagtaaaaTGGTGTCTGGGCATGTTAGAAATCTTGAAAATGTCTTCAAGACAcagaggaagtataagttgcatCTAAACGCTtccaaatgctcttttggtATTGGGTCTGGTAAATTTATGGGTTTCATGGTTACACATCGTGGAATCGAAGTTAATCCTGATTAGATTAAGGCTATTAACAGTTTGCAACCACCTCGTAATCCTAAGGAAGTTCAGAGATTGACAGGAATGATGGATGCTTTAAATCGGTTTATTTCTTGATCTGCGGATagatgtaggcctttcttctAACTGCTGAATAGGTGGAAAGAATTTGAGTGGACTGAGGAATGTGTtttggcttttcaacagctcaaagagtatctttctcggccacctattatgtctAAGCTAGAGGTAGATGAGGTACTGTTTGCTTATGTCGTTGTAGTTTCCCATGCTGTTAGCTTGGTGCTGATAAGAGTCGACAATGGTGTTCAGAGGCTGGTCTATTACGTAAGTAAATCATTGCATGAAACTGAGATTCGCTACTTATCGCTAAAGAAAGCCATTTTGGCAGTGGTGCATACCACACAgaagcttccccattacttccaatctcacACAATTGTGGTTCTAACCCAACTCCCACTCAGATCTCTACTTCAGAGCACTGATTATACGAGAAGGATTGCCAAGTGGGGAATAATCCTAGGGCTTTAGATATAAAGTACATGCCGCACACCTCTATAAAGGGTcaggtccttgctgatttggtggctGAGTTTACTGAGCCATCATTAGAAGAACATACGAAGAGGTTGgccatggatgaaaaatcagttgacATGATCTCCCTGAAGGAATCTTTATCATGGAAGGTGTACGTAGATGGGgcagcaaatcaaagaggatctggaaTGGGGCTGATTATAATATCTCCAAATAAGATCGTCATTGAAAAGTCTTTAAGAATGAGTTTTTCAGCTAtgaataatgaagccgagtatgaagctctgCTAATAGGGATGAATATGGTTCTGAAAATGGGAGGGAAGAATGTAGAGATGTTCTCGAACTCAAGGTTGATTGTAGGCCCAGTGGAAGGGGAGCTAGAAGCTAGAGACTCGAGAATGCAGGAAGATTTAAGTCAGGTTAGAAAAttgcaatcaaattttgaatctttcactttggtgcaaatttccagAAACAAGAACACACATGCCGACTCTCTAGCCACCTTGGCAACGTCCTCAGCACAGAGTTTACCTTGAGTTATTTTAGTGGAAGACTTGTATACGCCTACTAAGATAAATGTAAACATAGTTCGAGTTCATCAGATTAAAGTGGGACCCAGTTGGATGGATCCTGTGATGCTGTTTCTTAAAGAGAATGTCTTACCTGAAGAAAAATCTGAGGCCAACAAGGTACGTAGGAAGGTTCCTTGGTTTTGATTATCCGAGAACCAAAAGTTGTACAAGCGCCCTTTTTCTATACTATATATGTTGTGCATGCACCCTAAAGCAACGGAGTTGCTGCTAGAAggcatgaggggatttgtgaAAGTCATACAAGAGGAAGATCCTTGTCTCATAGAGCCCTCACTCAAGAATATtagtggcctaatatgcagaagGAAGCACTGGAGTATGTAaaaaagtgtgatcaatgtcaaaggtttgctcccaatattcatcaaccAAGGGGAGTTCTCAATCCTTtatccagtccttggccttttacTCAATGGGGCTTAGATATTGTAGGACCTTTCCCCAAGGTAGCCAGGAATAAGAGATTTCTGCTGGTTGGCACggattactttactaaatgggttaaggccgagccattatcaaatatcagagatctGGACGCAAGAAGATTTTTCTGGAAGAATATTTTCACTCGGTTTAGGATTCCTCATTCCCTTATCTCTGATAATGGTGTTTAGTTTGATAGCAAGGCCTTTAGaagatattgttgtgatctTGGCATTACAAATAGATATTTCACTCCGACTTATCCGCTAGGGAATGGATaggccgaggctgttaacaaggtaACTATTAAtgggcttaagaagaggttggatgatgctaaggggAGATGGGTAGAGGATTTGCCTCATGTCCTTTGGACTTATAAGACTACACCCCGcaggtccacaggagaaactCCTTTTTTGATAACTTATGATGCCGAGGCGGTAATTCCTCTCGATATAGGTTTCCCAACGCTGAGGTCGAGTTCCTTTGGTCCGAGAGATAATAATAGATTGTTAGAAAAGAGTTTGGACCCAgctgaaaaacaaaggaaaaattctATGGTTCAACTAGCATACTACCAGCACAAGCTTAAACAAGGTTATGACTCGAACGTTAAGCTAAGACCACTAGCGCCAGGGGACTTGGTGTTAAGGAAAGTTTTAGGTACGGCAAAAAATCCAGCTTAGGGAAAATTAGGGCCAAACTAGGAAGGGTCATATCGCATCACCTCAATAGCTGGAATATGAGCTTTttatctggaagatttggatgaAAGGGTTGTACCccgtccttggaatgtaaataacctgcgaaggtACTACTATTAATGAAGTGTTTTTCAGTTCTAAATATAATCTACTATTTTATGTGTTACATTCGTTGTCTCTCTAAAGattcaaacagaaccttggctatgcctggctcctcaaaccacataccttggagaaattgatatctttcatTATCTTTGAAGATTCAAACAAAACCTTGGCTATgtctggctcctcagaccacataccttagggaaattgatatctttcatTATGTCTAAGATTCAAACAGAACATTGGCCatgcctagatcctcggaccacatgccttgggaaaattgatatgtttCATTATCTTTAAGATTCAAACAAAACCTTGGCTATgtctggctcctcagaccacataccttggagaATTTGATATATTTCATTATGTCTAAGATTCAAACAAAACTTTGGTTGTgcttggctcctcagaccacataccttggggaaattgatatctttcatTATATCTAAGattcaaacagaaccttggctatgctTAACTCTTGGAACCACATgccttggaaaaattgatatatttcaTTATCTCTAAGATTCAAACAGAATATTGGCTATGTCTAGCTCCTCGAAACACATACCTTGgagaaattgatatatttcaTTATCTCTAAGATTCAAACAGatgcctggctcctcagaccacatgccttagaaaaattgatatatttcaTTATCTCCATgaattaaacagaacattggctatgcctggactctcagaccacataccttggaaaaattgatgtctatcaattttttatataagttatTGGATAGACCTTTAGTTATACTTGGTTACCTGGATTTCCTACGTTAGGTAATTTACTATCTCAAGCtatttttttctaagtgttggTGTTCATATTGATTATGGTTTGTCTCTCTGACCACATATTTTTGGGGATTCTTAGAAAAGTGATCTAGACAATTGGAAgtccatgagcatcacttaaagcatttatGAACACAACATATATATCGTTTTAATCTATTTGATATCTGGATGCCTAATAAAGAGCATCATGTTTATGAAGAATGATGCGATTGCTTACTCTGCTGTAATgtatagataaatatatatatatatatatatatatatatatagtaaaataagtttGGGGAATGTCTTATTGTCTTCCTAAATAAGTGTTGAGAAAAACAAGAATTACTCAAAGAAAGCACACAAGCATAACTGTCAGGAATAAGGAAATTATagttttttcattgatttaattCTCGGAAAAGGTCAATGTGCTTACAAAAATCTACTTATATAGTTACAAGAGAGAGGATATAACGAAAAAGTTGTAGAGAAAAGTAAATTAATTGCTAAGGAAATAAAATCCTATGGCCTAGGCCTTGGATATGGGGGCAGGATCTTCTTTGGCTAGAGGAGGAGGGTCATCTCTCTTACTTGATTGGGAGGTGTTAGTGGCTTTCACTGTGGGCTCAACCTTTTTAGGTTTGGCCTCCGCCTCTTTTGCCTTGGCAACCTCCTTGGGCTTGTCAGCTTCCTTGGTCTCTGAGGGAGGCTTGACTTCCTTGCCTTTGCCTTTGTCTTTCTCCACCCCATCTTTTTTGCTCTGATCACTAACCTGGCTAGATTCTTTGGGGGGCACAGAGGGAGGAGGAGGGCGGTTTTGTGCAACCGAAAGCTGCTCAGAAGAACCTAGGACGGTGGTAGAGGGAAAAGTAAAGGCAGTGGGGACTTCACGAATATCAGGATGGTAGTATATGCTTTCAGACTGCCTCCACTTCGAGGAAATAGGGACCCTTGCAAGATCGAGGGCTTTTGCCCAAGTCTCCTTGTAGTAATCCCTATATACCTTGGCCAGCTTCTTAGCTAACCAAATCTCAGTTTCTTCAACTCCTTGGGTATATTAAGCTAGTCGTGAGGCCTCCGCAGCTTCCTCAGCCCCCCGAGCGGTGGCCTTAACTTTCTCCAGCTCAGCCTTGAGGTCCGAAACCAATTTCTGCTGAGTGGCAAGATCTATCTCTTTAAGATGGAGTTGTTTGCATTGATCTTCAGTCTGCCGCTAAGCACTTTCTATGCTAGACTTAGCACTTTTTTGCCTTCTCTCCTCA
This genomic stretch from Castanea sativa cultivar Marrone di Chiusa Pesio chromosome 1, ASM4071231v1 harbors:
- the LOC142626099 gene encoding uncharacterized protein LOC142626099, whose product is MGTLMMWPSELSKISSPAKHGLRKSLIGKPVSSVRQLMDRIDKYKWVEEDQQLGKGEKVVSQDKRDFKSDKYNDNRPQRDFTKQIGAGIVPRAVNTVFREPVHQILEKIKNEPYFKWSNKMNGDPTRHNQNLYCQYHQEREHTTENCRNLWYHLEQLVKEGRLQQFLYRPNGQVSHIGSGTQGNISSRPPLGTINVIFATPGRADLCPSRVMTVARPLFENSNCGPKRAKVALQLALSFSEKDKFGTIQPHNDALVVTLRIGV
- the LOC142626106 gene encoding uncharacterized protein LOC142626106 gives rise to the protein MVDQGSGVEIMYPDLYRGLGLKPYDLTSYDSPLVGFDGKMVIPIGQLKLPVQTGSKVVEVNFIVMDAYSPYTAIVERPWLHAMGAVPSTLHLKVKYLSKDRVEELIGSQSTVR
- the LOC142626115 gene encoding uncharacterized protein LOC142626115; amino-acid sequence: MPHTSIKGQVLADLVAEFTEPSLEEHTKRLAMDEKSVDMISLKESLSWKVYVDGAANQRGSGMGLIIISPNKIVIEKSLRMSFSAMNNEAEYEALLIGMNMVLKMGGKNVEMFSNSRLIVGPVEGELEARDSRMQEDLSQIKVGPSWMDPVMLFLKENVLPEEKSEANKVRRKVPWF